CTCGTAGTCAggacttcccctccccccccccagagtgGCCTTTTGCAACTCAAGAGCCCCCACACATCATCAATCCCGTGTCACGTTAAAGGACACCGGATATATGGGAGGGAGCCTGGCCTTGCTTCAAAGGCCTGAGGGCAGGATGGATTGTGTCCTCAGGCCGGCTGCTCTCTCTTTACAAGTCAGAAGGGAGGGTAGGCTCAACCCCCAAATGGTCCAGGAAAGGCAGGAAGAGGTTAATATGATCTGCTCCCCCAGGGCTGCGGGCAAATGACACAGCTAGCAACGTGGGAGGTACAGGTGGAGATGGGCATGGGGCCAGGGTGCTGGTGAGGTGTCAGTGAAGACCCAGCTCTGGCCCTGCACCCCCGGTCTGCTGCCTGGCCTCCCACCCTCTGTGTCTGCCATTTTGTTGGGGATCAGCCTTAGAGGTTCGCTGTGGGTGCGGTGTCTTGCTCTGCTTCAACCATCTTTGGTCCCCTACAGACAGCAGTTATAGTAGCAGCTGGACAGACTGCGGAGGGCAGGGGctgctgatgggggggggggtggggacaagaaGGAAGACCAAAATCAACTTTATAAACCCAGATCTACTCTCAACAAGGGGGTATTACAGATCTAGGAAGACATGAGTATGGTAAAGTTGCTGTCTGGGAGTGTGAGACAGGAATGTGTTTCTATACCAGAGGGGGCCACCCTGCTTAGGCTGAAAGGCAGACTGATTGATTCCAGGATCTAGGGGCCTTCCTCTCCTCTACATAAGCTCAGGACCTCCCAGGCTGCCATGAACAGCCTTGCAGGTTAACTGTAGGACTCTAGGGAGCGCCATTTGCAATCTGGTCTATGTGGATGCTAAAGCTCTGTAGTGTAGGACGTGCACAGTGGCCCTACCCCAAAGAGCCCTCCCATTTCTAAGGCCTCATTTTGCCCTTTAGTAACCCTAGTGCTGGGATACCGAAGTTTGTAGAAGTGCTCTGACATTCCCATAGCAACTCAGTATGATGTCATAAACAGGGGATTAGCACATTCTAATGCCCGACCAGCAGACCTTCTTACCCTCTTTGCCCCTATGCTAAGTGCccagctggggagggaagaggagagaggctgaGGCCAGCAGGGGAGGCTCACAGAAGTGTGCACGGCGTCAACCGCAGCGGCGGTGGGTGCTCATGCTGGGAGGGATGGAACGGACAGCCAAGCAGCCCTCTAGCTTTCAGAGCTGTGGGACGAGCTCCAGTAAATGGCTTCCCCAGTGGAATACAGTGAGAGCCGAGGGCCTGCCAAATGCTCCTGGTGCTGACACCCAGGTTTGCTTACCGATTGAGCTGGGGTTTGCTCTTCGGAACAAATCCTTCAGGAAGCCGAGGCCTGTGATTTGGGAACAGACCTGAGTGGAAGCAAGAGCACATGTGGGATGGTCTTGTAGCTCCCTTTGCAGCTCTCGGGTGCTAGAGGGAAAGCCCAGGGGGGCAGGAAGTTGGCACCAGGTGGCGGGTATAATGAAGAATCTGGATGTCCATTTCTCTTCCAGGAGGGGCTGGAACATGGGGTGGCCAGCGAGGGGTGGGATCGGGGGGATGGCACCTAtagccctctgcccctcttaGCCCCGAGAGGGCATTCTACCTGCCCGGTGTGCCATCTTCACACACTCCTCAATCTTGCGGTGCTCTTCCTGGCACAAGCCTGTGATCCTTCGAGGCAGCATGCCCCCGCAAGGCCGGATGAACTGACTGAGCAGCAGAACATCCTGGTGGAAAGGGAAAACTGCAGACACTCAGCTGGTAGATGTTTGATATAGGGAACCAGGGCCTTGTGGCCTACAGGGGAGGCCGTCCCACCCCAGGACTCCAGGGGGTTGATGTCTCCCTCAGGAACCAACCTGATACCACACCTTCTATGTAGAGCTTTGCACACTGTTCCATCTTTACCCTAACAAAAGTTAAATCCCAACTTGATAAAGATTTTCCAACCCATAACCAACTCCAAAGGCTCTCAGCTCCTCCATAAGAATCTTTGACAGATTAGAAAACAAACTCTTCAAGAAGGgttaatcttggggcacctgggtggctcaatttgttgagcattggactctggattcagctcaggtcatgatcttatggtttgtgagactgagccccatgttgggttctgtgctgagcgtggagcctgcttaagatcttctgtctccctctaccctcccctgcttgctcttaaaaacaaaaaaaaaaagtgcattaatCTTTCGAGTACCAGCAGCATCTTTTCTGGTAATGAAACGTCTATTATTCTCCTTGGGTGAGATAGGGGGCACGTCACAGATTTCCACACAAGAGGGAAAGTGGGAAAATGGGTACCATTTCCACCCCAAAGCCTACATGCCACGGGACCAGAATACACACAGACCGCCCCTCCAACCTATGCTCTTCCCTTGGAAGTGCGAGGCAGCATATGAGCCGAGTGGGAGGGGACCAGGGTTGTGAAGTTGAATGCCACATCTTCTTAAGCCCCCTGTGAGCAGATGTGAACGGATCCTCAGGCTTCCTTTGGACTGTGAGACCGCTTTGGACAAGTGAAGGAAACAAGGACAaacagagccaaaatcaagaccagAGTTGAGTTCCCCTTCCAACTTGCATAGGGTGGCTGAGGGGGTTAAATAAAAGCTATTACTTCCCGATGGAGATGGCAGCCCCGCCCACCTGAGGGGCCTGGCATGCCAGTCTCAGCAGTCATGTTCCACAAACGGACTTGCTGCCCTGGCAGGCGCCTCGCTGTATAACCGCAGATTTGTTTTAATCACTGGACAGCTCCTCAGGGACCCGAGCCCCCAATTCCCACCCCTGTAATCTTTAGAATCTGGTGAAAAGAACTTGGATTAGATTATCCAGGACTAATAAACTGGGCCCACAGCCCCAGCCCCCCCCACTGCAGGCTGCCAAGCAAGCCGACAGCTTTGTGCAGCTCAGGCTAACATTGTCCTGAGTGGAAAGGggtaaaaggaaaacaactttaGCCTTTACCTCGGAGGGGATTGGATTTCTTCTGCTGGATAAACACAGCCAAATCCATTTCCTGGAAACGGCTGGTAGAAAGAGTGCCCCATGGTGGTTAGGCAGGTGTGGGCTTCACTTCCCCATTTTCAGCTGGGATTCTAAGTATGGACACAACCCCACTAACTTCATGTCACAAGAAGCTGTCAACACTGCTCTGTGACCTGCAGGCTTCCGATTACTTCAGGCAGTTATGAACAGAAGGGCCCGGGGCAGAGTGAAAGGAGCCCCCCTCCCTGCTGGGTGGCCCGGAGCCAAGGCTCCCGGGCCCAGGAGATTAGTCGGGTCATTCTGTTCAGATCCCATGGGCATGTGGCCTCTCCTGCTCTTACCACCTGACCGGGATCTCTGCCCTTAGTCATCCCATTCCACAGAGGGGCACAGGGACAACTTGCAGGTCAAATTGGCCCAGAGCCTGAATCACCTGAAAGCTAAAAATAGGGTGCTTAATGTCACCAATAGAACTCTGAAGGACAAGTATGGATTTTTCTAGGGCTGCGTCCCTTCCTCCAAGACTTCCCTGTTTCTAGAGAGGATGGCGAACAGCAGTCAGGATAGTAGGCTCT
The sequence above is a segment of the Prionailurus bengalensis isolate Pbe53 chromosome B2, Fcat_Pben_1.1_paternal_pri, whole genome shotgun sequence genome. Coding sequences within it:
- the MRPS18A gene encoding 39S ribosomal protein S18a, mitochondrial isoform X2 encodes the protein MAALNVLVYPCGRLLRGLLAAPVATCWARPPARGFREVVEIQEGKTTIIEGRMTGTPKESPNPPNPTGQCPICRWNLKHKYGYEPFPGNGFGCVYPAEEIQSPPSGLTVQRKPEDPFTSAHRGLKKMWHSTSQPWSPPTRLICCLALPREEHRLEGRSVCILVPWHVGFGVEMVPIFPLSLLCGNL